The genomic interval GTAATATGAATATACCATAACAATTCTAtagtcaaataaatatataaaagaatttaaataaacttccacaagtttttttttctctttctttcatgATATACCAtagcaaataaaaataatataccactctatttatttattaatatatcataGCACATAATAAAGATCAACCGTacagaataaaaaaataatactaaaaacttaaattaatatttaatagttttttttctttctatcttTAACgatataccatataacatacAAATGATATACCTTAGACCAATATGAATATACCATAAACTCAAAcgaatatactattaaatgattttttttctacgatatacaatagcatataaaaactatattcaACAATTATAAGCATAAATactatagtgaaaaattaaaaaaaatatatacatacaaaaaacttaatttaatattccacatattttttttttctttttctttccttcatgatatactaatgaacataTAAAGACAATATAtcctagtgaaatataactatacatcaaacttaaactaatattccacattttttaattttcgtgTTTCGTTTATTATAtaccatagcacattaaaataatataccacaatcttaaactaatatactacctttcagttttattttaatatactattgcacataaaaacgatatattattgtgcaaaataactataccaaacacttaattattcaaggttataattgtaatttcatCATCAAACTTTTACAGAATggacattttgttaattttttataaaaaaggacatttattaacttaattattaGATTTAGGACCATTTTGCATCTTggctcttttaaaaaaataattaaaaaatagtatatgagatGATCTCCCTTACAAAAAgagattattttacaaatacacaaaaataattaaaaaattacaaaaatacagttgtacgaaattttaaatatttttatgattttatttacagaaaatacagtcttttgatgtatttttatgttgtactcttattgatttatttgttgattttttgttatttatatgttattttttgttattattttgatattattttttttgttatttttatataattttttttattattttagtgttatttttataaaataatataaaaaagaaacgaaaaaaatataaaaaaagaaaacgtacaaatataaaaaaaaacccataaaaAATATGGCTAACTAATTGAtactaaatataaaaaaaattaaacgtacaaatataaaaaaaataatgcattatgtaattatttttaaaaaaacgtGATAATGAGTCCATGACTTTTCTCGCATACGCTGATATATACGGATAATGGACTGAAGGAGTCTCCTGGACCACATATATATAAGGGTAATTTTTAGTAATATACCTAAAATGTAACAAAATTAGCAATATAACCTTCGGTCATTAATTGTAGCAAATACCGTTTATGTCCCTATCGAAAACGGAAACTAATATACGTGATTTTAAGAAACCACCATCTTCTCCGGGTGAAGAAACAACCGACATCAACAGCCCAAATTTCCctgaaaaaatggaaaaaaaagatGAGCAATACACTATTAGTAACTCCTATATATACTTTAACCTCACCAGAAAAATAATTGAAGCAATGTACAGAACCTCCATTAGAGCTCTGCAACTCAACAATCGAAGGTCCGATCTTGTGAAAAATCATCAGAAACTCTCGATTCCAGAaatcaaaccaaaaaaaaaaggcaaCCGATTGTGAAAACATCCTTGATTTAACACCTACATCTGCAAAAAAAAACACAGCGATCGAGCATGCCAATATCCAAAAAAGTTTCAGATCGATCACCACAATTTTCACAAAAAATTAAGTCGATCGTCACCATAACGTTTCTCTAATCATCAAATACACGATCGAAGCTGTGCAAACTGAAAATTAGTTGATCAATCGAATCTTCAGAATCGCCGCTGGAAAAACTCAACAACATCTTCGTTCCTCATACAAAGTTTCCTGCAGAAAAAAGCAACAAAACAGCTCCAACAAACACTCAATTTCTCCAAAGAAGCTAAGAAAACAGAGGTAATTTCTCTATAAAACAGAGGTAATTAAAGGATTATCCTAACAtacatttgtaatttttcaacaGAAAAGTTAATATTACATTTATACCTCATTATGCACATTCAACTAGACATGTTCTATTCCTTTTTCTGAAAATCTTTACATTGTTAATCTCAGACAAATGGAATTGATGACATTGGTGCTTTACTACAATGGTAAAATTGTGGATAAATGCATATACACTGATTATGAAGTCACAGGGATACTATTACCAAAAAGTTTCTCATACAATGACCTACAAACCAAAATTTGTAGTGAGTTAGACTTGAACAACAAGACACTAATCAGTATGGAAATCCAGTTTCAAATACGACCAACTATACCACCAATGAAGATCAAGGATGACAGTGGCTGCAGATTCTATGAgcaaataaggaaaaaaaatgatgatgagGCTGCATACCCATTACTCATTAACTTTTCAGTGTCTTCAGACCCCAACCAAAGTCTATCAGACCAACAATTATCATGCATTCCCCACTCAACTCAAATAGACAGCAATGCTGAACCGTATGTACAAGAAACAGAAGAGTTACCTACAACAGCTCAACTTGCACAAACAATTGCAGAATATATAACAGACCAAGTTGAAAAAGCAACCAACACAAGCTGGGAGAACACATCAAACATAATTACTGATCCAAGGGTTGAAAGCATACAAATTGGACAGCTTTATAAAGACAAAGACACAATGAAACTCGCCATAAGCCTCTATGCCATAAAAATGAATCAACAATACAAGGTAAAAAGGTCATCATCCAAGGACTACAGCCTAATATGTGTTGACAGTAACTGCAAATGGTACTTCCTAGCATCAAAACATGGCAAAACCGACATGTTTAAGGTCAGAAAACTCAATGACACTCATACATGCTCCCTAGAAATCATTTATGAAGACCATCCTCAAGCAACAAGTGACATAATTGCTGATTGCATCAAACGAAGGATCATAAACCCCAAAAGAAACTACAAACCAAATGACATTGTTGAAGACATAGCGGAAGATTATAGTATCTCCATCTCCTACCACAAAGCATGGAGAGCAAAAGAAAAAGCTACTTTCGACGTTAAAGGTAGCCCATATGATTCATACAATGAAATCCCTGGCTTCCTATACATGATTCAAAAATGCAACCCAGGTACACAAATAAACTTATAATAAAACAATTAGTAACAAAACAGTACCTGTTTCATAAATTAACTATatcataatgtgtaatatttgtaGGAACAATAACAGATCTTGTACAAGATGATGAGGGGAGATTCAAATACTGTTTCTTTGCATTAGCATCTTCTATCAAAGGCTGGAATCACTGCACACCAATAATAGTTGTGGATGCAACTTTTTTGAAGAATGCATATGGAGGTACTCTTATAGTTGCTAATGCACAAGATGCTGACAGACATATATTTCCACTAGCTTTTGCAATAGTCGATTCAGAAAATGATGCGTCATGGCAATACTTCATGGATAAACTCAAACAAACATATGGGGAACGGGAAGAGCAATGCATAATTTCAGATAGACATGAAAGTATCGCCAAATCAGTGAAAATGGTATTTCCCAACTTGATGCATGGGGTATGTTGCTTCCATCTATtccaaaatataaaatcaaGATTTAGAAAAGGAGGAGATGAGCTGAGAGATGCATTCTATTGTGCAGCAAAAGCATATAATCTTGCTGATTTTGAAGGATTCATGAAAGAAATAGACACCATAGACAACCGAATTCGTCCTTACTTGACAAATGAAGTTGGCCTCAATAAATGGAGAAGGGTTTATAGCACAAACAAGCGTTACTCAACAATGACCTCAAATATATCAGAATCCGTGAATTCAGCCTTGAAAGAAGTAAGAGAGTTACCCATTGGCACACTACTAGAATGTCTACGCTGCTTGGTTCAAAGATGGAGTTGGACAAACAAAAATAGAGCTCTTGCTACACTCACAACACTAGCAAAAGGACCAGAAAAGGAACTCAAAGACAAATTAGATCGCAGTAAAAAATTGCAGGTAATATATCTTTTCAACAATTCTTCATTATAACCTGTGAAAAATACTTAACAGTTACCTTCCTATAACTTTCCAGGTTGAAACATCAAACCATGCCATATATACAGTCAATGAGTTAAAAAGTTCGTACATAGTAGACATTCAAAAAAAGACATGCACATGTCAAAGATTCCAATATGACGAAATGCCATGTTCTCATGCAATGGCAGTAATATCAAAAAGACACTTCAAATGCTACAATTTCTGCTCTTATTTCTACACAAAACAAGCCTTCCTTGCAACATACGAAGAAACTGTGTTTCCAATAGGTGACCGAGACTCATGGGAGTTACCTGATCATATTAGACAAATTGAAGTACTGCCACCAAAGCACAAAAGACCAGCAGGAAGGCCAAGAAAACAACGGTATAAGACCGCAATGGAGAAAGCAACACAGAATCAATGCACACAATGCTTGAAAAGAGGACACAACCGAAGGACTTGCAAGAATGAACCATTGGAACCATCCGCAAAGAGAAAAAGATACTAAATAGACATTGAATTCCTACAACTACTAAATAAACATGAACAATACGTTCCAATTACTATCTGCAACCaaatttcttcttttttcatGTATGTTCTGTTTGAATAATTCAACATCAAATAAAGATTTCCACATGGAAAATTTGAAGATACAATCATAAATCTCATATAAGAAACAGTTACTAATGTGTaccttaattataattaatctcATAAAAATACAGTCACTCTTCCTATGCCATACCCAACTGCTAATTATAACtcctgtaaaaaaaataaaaaataaataaataatagaatcacctttttataaataattcaataatatcaatctttaaaaaaaataaccaacATACATACAACAAAACATTATAAACTTCAACAAAAATATCACACTAAAAATCCAAAATATATATCCAACATAATACTTTGCCAATATCCATTATAAGGCAAAAAATAACAACAGCAAATCGTACTTAGTCTTAGAAATACAAAAAGGTACTAAATATATCCAAAAGAGTTACTATATTGTAACTATTTACAAACAATCCAAAAAAGTTACTATGCATTTTCCAATCTGTCCACTTCTAAACCTAAGCCTTCATTTCTGTCCACTTCTTCCAATCCTCCCTGGAAACTCAGATTCAGACTCGTACCCATTGATCTCCTTCTTCTTAGCATGAACATACAGATCCACAGCAAGCTTGTTTCTAAAGAACTTCACATCTAATGGATTTGGAAGTAAATCAATCGCACCGTGGATAAAAAACTCAGCATACTTAGCAACAAACAACCCGCAATCACtgcaacaaacaaaaaaaaaacaaaataaataaaaatatacaaactaaaacataaaaacaaaaaaaaaaacatacactTACTTATCCAATTGCTGAGGCAGATTAGTCACGGTAAACACATCAAGCTTGTCACTGTCTTTCTTCCCTCTAAACCAACCTTTGCTCCGGTCAATATCCTCCCTTCGACTATAAAAGTCCATCAAATGCAAACATATTGGCAACATAACAGCAAGAGGCCTGATATACAATCCTGTCGTCTTGTCACCATCTCTTTTCGACCACATTGAATTATAGACATTGAGACACCTATTCTTTATATCAAAAACAACTAAAACCCAATGTTGATCATCTTTGACATGAACATATATCAAAACATAATCAACAAACAACCACCGAGTATTAGCATACATACAATACCCCTCCATATACTCAATTACCATATTACTCTTGGGCACAGAATCAATATTTTTCTTAGACTTCACAAAGTTTTCATACAACTCAACCACCTtgttgtaaaaattaaaatctgtCGTAGTTGCAGAAACAGTAACCCGAGGATCATACTTCAGTTTCTTTCTCAAGTAGTAAAATATAACATCCAAATgctgaaaaagaaaattatataaattatagacaacaacaaaaaaacatacaaacaataaaaaaagatacaaaaatatatataaaaatactcACAGAGTCAGACAAACATCTCCCAGGCGTCAATAGATCATAAAACCACCATTTATCACTAACAAAATCAATTGAGAAATCCAAAGGTGCATCCAACATGTTCTTTCCCCTAACAAACTTCTTCTTCCTATTAAAAGTAACAGATTAGTGAATAACCATATACAGATAAACATCAAACAAAAAAAgttgtgtaaaaaaaaaaaaccatacttATTCTGGTCATTAAAGCCATCAAGAAACCACTCATCAAATGAATCTTGTTGAAGACAATGCGGTGGATCTAGCAACTCAGAATTGAAAGGGTGTAGACCTTTCAAATACTTTGTTTCACCAATCTTATCAGATTTTCCGGACGAATCCCCAAAGTCAATTCTAATAACACCTTGCAAATCCCTTGGGGTACCAGCACTACCCAAATCAATAACTTTGGATTTTTCCTACAATAATATGAAAACCCAAAACAAAaagtcaaaataaataaaaaaataattaaaaaaattaatcatacataaatatatacaattcATACCATACTCTTCTTCAACTCATAATCATGACAAACAACATCCACTTTCTCTGATATAATTAACATCTCAGCAGATGTAATACCATCGTCAGTGCTCTCACTATCCCTTTTAGATGCTTCTATAACATTGTCATCCCCAACAATTTTTTTATCTTCCAACAAATCTACAACATTTTCAGACTGGGCCAACAAGGAACCCATAATATCAAAACTTGGACGATCATTACCAACCTGAAAAAGCAACATATTAGTTACTAaatcaacaaaacaaaatacaaaagcataataaaacaaaaataaataaaaaacaaaacctTATCCATGCAATCCTCAGCATGTTGATCACCAGCCTGATCGACAACTTCATTAACAACAGCATCTGATATTTGTCTTATTTCCTGAAAAAAGACAGCAAAAagatacaaatatataataaaacctataaacacaaataataatataaaaacacCACCCAAATCATCATCCTAAAAACTTATAAACTTATAAACACCTTATAAACTTCAGCACCATCATCTTTAACACCACCCAAATCATCAACAGCTGCACCATTACCCTCACCATCATCCTACAATGACAAACacgtatgaaaaaaattataaacaaaataaaaattgaaaagttatTAAAATGGAAACtaaacattatattatatactaaaataaaataaaaaaccaacataaaaactcaaaaagtAACCTATCAGTACCTCATTTTCCACATCAATATCATCAAGTTTCCCAGAATCAGAATTATCATCGTCCCCATCACCACCATCACCACTGTCATCACCGCCATCACCACCATCACCGCCATCACCGCCATCACCGCCATCACTTCCATCATCATCCGCACCACCACTATCATCACTCCCATCACCACCATTTTGATCATCATACCtctaaaacaaatattaataaataacaaaacattaaaataaaaacacacaaaaattaaaaaattaaaaaataataataaagtaaagTGAACTTTACCTGACTAGTAACACAATCTTTCAAGCCCTCCAATACATCATTTAAATCTGAAAACTTCTTATCCAAATACAAAACCAAACCCTCTTCAATTTTAGAATCAATGCGAGCCTTCATTTTACTCTCAAATTGAACAAACTTATCATCAATATCCTTCCTCAGCTCCTTCAAAGAACTCCCAATCTCAGATTGCTTATTGATAATACGCATCACATAATGTTTAACATCATCAAACATAGGACCCCCAACAGTAACTTTTTCCTTAACACCTGAAGACTCACCCTTGTCTAACTGCCTCTTAGGTACTTTCACACTCTCAAAATCATCATCAgacaatgaaaaataagaaaaattaaatcCAGTAAGATCAAATTTCTCATTCTCCTCAGCAGAAGGAAACACAGGAGTAACTGAAAGCTGAAATACAAACAAAACATAACTCAAAAAacagataatgaaaaaaaacacacacaaaaaaaacaacataataaaaaaaagcaaCCATACCTTAGATGACAAGTAGATTTTCCTCTCTACCTCACTTGAAGTAACTTCTTTCGCACTGGACCACATACACACCctatatgttgaagaagggtcaAAAGTACAAATGTTTTGACTTCTAAAAAGAGGAATAACCTCATACAACCAAACTTGGAAGATGAAAGGAAACCCAGCCAATTTGTAAGTTTTACAATTTGAATCACTCCCCTTCTTATCAATTCCTTTTGCCTTAGCAAGAGCTTTCAATTTAGCACCCTTCTTACCTTTCAAACCAAGCCTCAAATAGTACAATGTAGTATCATAAACAACCTTGCCCCATGGGAAACTATCAAACTCACCCGAACCTACCAAATGTAACAACTCAATACTAACATGTTTATCTGGAGGTTTGCTTAACAAGTAGTTAGTAACCAAATACAACACCGCCATCCTAACTGCAAAGTCATCATCTTTAAAAGTACTACTCAGAAAACGCTGCTTAACGGCTCCATGAGTCACCGTCATATCACTAAAGTACTTGTCTACAAACACGTCTCCCTTCCCAACATACTTCATCATATCAATATCACCCTTACACAACAGACCACTAATAACAGCAAACTCCCCTAAACCAAAACGAACCCTATCATGACCAAAATCAAACCACATCTCTTTCGAATTTGGTTGATGGACTTCCCTATTCAATGCAGTGTGAAAAATCT from Cannabis sativa cultivar Pink pepper isolate KNU-18-1 chromosome 4, ASM2916894v1, whole genome shotgun sequence carries:
- the LOC115720523 gene encoding uncharacterized protein LOC115720523; protein product: MELMTLVLYYNGKIVDKCIYTDYEVTGILLPKSFSYNDLQTKICSELDLNNKTLISMEIQFQIRPTIPPMKIKDDSGCRFYEQIRKKNDDEAAYPLLINFSVSSDPNQSLSDQQLSCIPHSTQIDSNAEPYVQETEELPTTAQLAQTIAEYITDQVEKATNTSWENTSNIITDPRVESIQIGQLYKDKDTMKLAISLYAIKMNQQYKVKRSSSKDYSLICVDSNCKWYFLASKHGKTDMFKVRKLNDTHTCSLEIIYEDHPQATSDIIADCIKRRIINPKRNYKPNDIVEDIAEDYSISISYHKAWRAKEKATFDVKGSPYDSYNEIPGFLYMIQKCNPGTITDLVQDDEGRFKYCFFALASSIKGWNHCTPIIVVDATFLKNAYGGTLIVANAQDADRHIFPLAFAIVDSENDASWQYFMDKLKQTYGEREEQCIISDRHESIAKSVKMVFPNLMHGVCCFHLFQNIKSRFRKGGDELRDAFYCAAKAYNLADFEGFMKEIDTIDNRIRPYLTNEVGLNKWRRVYSTNKRYSTMTSNISESVNSALKEVRELPIGTLLECLRCLVQRWSWTNKNRALATLTTLAKGPEKELKDKLDRSKKLQVETSNHAIYTVNELKSSYIVDIQKKTCTCQRFQYDEMPCSHAMAVISKRHFKCYNFCSYFYTKQAFLATYEETVFPIGDRDSWELPDHIRQIEVLPPKHKRPAGRPRKQRYKTAMEKATQNQCTQCLKRGHNRRTCKNEPLEPSAKRKRY
- the LOC115704282 gene encoding uncharacterized protein LOC115704282 isoform X2, with the protein product MAITRSSISPSPSGSKRKDVGDEEGNVRKMSLGDDKSDDFVSRDVVNERRSKKSNDPVSKDVVNEKSKKINEKVAESVKKSSVSSLAKKKSRVPDIVPDDRKSKKLKLKSVAEIDEGDLDSEDESSIAIPSKAKLWEFYLKPEERFCGKIIFWAHNDDVLVDIRAKLTEKQRAMFVATCFGHLLDIQSYKLQHQIFHTALNREVHQPNSKEMWFDFGHDRVRFGLGEFAVISGLLCKGDIDMMKYVGKGDVFVDKYFSDMTVTHGAVKQRFLSSTFKDDDFAVRMAVLYLVTNYLLSKPPDKHVSIELLHLVGSGEFDSFPWGKVVYDTTLYYLRLGLKGKKGAKLKALAKAKGIDKKGSDSNCKTYKLAGFPFIFQVWLYEVIPLFRSQNICTFDPSSTYRVCMWSSAKEVTSSEVERKIYLSSKLSVTPVFPSAEENEKFDLTGFNFSYFSLSDDDFESVKVPKRQLDKGESSGVKEKVTVGGPMFDDVKHYVMRIINKQSEIGSSLKELRKDIDDKFVQFESKMKARIDSKIEEGLVLYLDKKFSDLNDVLEGLKDCVTSQRYDDQNGGDGSDDSGGADDDGSDGGDGGDGGDGGDGGDDSGDGGDGDDDNSDSGKLDDIDVENEDDGEGNGAAVDDLGGVKDDGAEVYKEIRQISDAVVNEVVDQAGDQHAEDCMDKVGNDRPSFDIMGSLLAQSENVVDLLEDKKIVGDDNVIEASKRDSESTDDGITSAEMLIISEKVDVVCHDYELKKSMEKSKVIDLGSAGTPRDLQGVIRIDFGDSSGKSDKIGETKYLKGLHPFNSELLDPPHCLQQDSFDEWFLDGFNDQNKKKKFVRGKNMLDAPLDFSIDFVSDKWWFYDLLTPGRCLSDSHLDVIFYYLRKKLKYDPRVTVSATTTDFNFYNKVVELYENFVKSKKNIDSVPKSNMVIEYMEGYCMYANTRWLFVDYVLIYVHVKDDQHWVLVVFDIKNRCLNVYNSMWSKRDGDKTTGLYIRPLAVMLPICLHLMDFYSRREDIDRSKGWFRGKKDSDKLDVFTVTNLPQQLDK
- the LOC115704282 gene encoding uncharacterized protein LOC115704282 isoform X1 yields the protein MAITRSSISPSPSGSKRKDVGDEEGNVRKMSLGDDKSDDFVSRDVVNERRSKKSNDPVSKDVVNEKSKKINEKVAESVKKSSVSSLAKKKSRVPDIVPDDRKSKKLKLKSVAEIDEGDLDSEDESSIAIPSKAKLWEFYLKPEERFCGKIIFWAHNDDVLVDIRAKLTEKQRAMFVATCFGHLLDIQSYKLQHQIFHTALNREVHQPNSKEMWFDFGHDRVRFGLGEFAVISGLLCKGDIDMMKYVGKGDVFVDKYFSDMTVTHGAVKQRFLSSTFKDDDFAVRMAVLYLVTNYLLSKPPDKHVSIELLHLVGSGEFDSFPWGKVVYDTTLYYLRLGLKGKKGAKLKALAKAKGIDKKGSDSNCKTYKLAGFPFIFQVWLYEVIPLFRSQNICTFDPSSTYRVCMWSSAKEVTSSEVERKIYLSSKVWLLFFIMLFFLCVFFFIICFLSYVLFVFQLSVTPVFPSAEENEKFDLTGFNFSYFSLSDDDFESVKVPKRQLDKGESSGVKEKVTVGGPMFDDVKHYVMRIINKQSEIGSSLKELRKDIDDKFVQFESKMKARIDSKIEEGLVLYLDKKFSDLNDVLEGLKDCVTSQRYDDQNGGDGSDDSGGADDDGSDGGDGGDGGDGGDGGDDSGDGGDGDDDNSDSGKLDDIDVENEDDGEGNGAAVDDLGGVKDDGAEVYKEIRQISDAVVNEVVDQAGDQHAEDCMDKVGNDRPSFDIMGSLLAQSENVVDLLEDKKIVGDDNVIEASKRDSESTDDGITSAEMLIISEKVDVVCHDYELKKSMEKSKVIDLGSAGTPRDLQGVIRIDFGDSSGKSDKIGETKYLKGLHPFNSELLDPPHCLQQDSFDEWFLDGFNDQNKKKKFVRGKNMLDAPLDFSIDFVSDKWWFYDLLTPGRCLSDSHLDVIFYYLRKKLKYDPRVTVSATTTDFNFYNKVVELYENFVKSKKNIDSVPKSNMVIEYMEGYCMYANTRWLFVDYVLIYVHVKDDQHWVLVVFDIKNRCLNVYNSMWSKRDGDKTTGLYIRPLAVMLPICLHLMDFYSRREDIDRSKGWFRGKKDSDKLDVFTVTNLPQQLDK